One genomic segment of Manis javanica isolate MJ-LG chromosome 7, MJ_LKY, whole genome shotgun sequence includes these proteins:
- the MKI67 gene encoding proliferation marker protein Ki-67 isoform X2 — translation MGPPAHLVTIRRSGVDGHHFPLSLSTCLFGRGIECDIRIQLPVVSKQHCKIEIHGLEAILFNLSSTNPTQVNGSAIDEPVQLKHGDVITIVDRSFRYENESHQNGSKSSEFSGQRHKQEPRREDSRSSFSSDAEGKVQDSNAHSKLTEANISGRPLVHAKNVRAAGTDSGGPEDLAAGKTLNAVHSSKLPGGNHRHRMDPIAGDFEEDSSVALVNCDGALKSFPCTQCLENSEKNKSPFRKLYESLKEELDVKLEKENVQQNRRRSGSKSRHTAEQENAGGLQGETQLPVSLKSRRRSSRSIQVKADPASGEGSSWAEADSREEKPSQRPRLIGSPGTSLAKTPKPNSPVQLSQQNSSRKRRREDLSAVSRRASVSPDQSGGSRADNKIFTPTKFLTRNQTPTKTEKTDNFGNTPEKLFSERKQSISTNVGILTTEMDIQSQTILAPLVVQVEKKIEDDDSAAQPERPGPPAGRLCAASPGLSSADVGNFGDASSKIEGMALKRRRVSFGGHLRPELFDENLPPNTPLKRGETPKKRKSLVTLTPPVLKKIIKEQPQPSGKEGSSESPVEVTAQKAFMSSPAGNPMETPAANGQRRRSCMAPSISTSKSPHPTEAPKKGGRRSSNLPSKRTSIDRSQRNILQMVYSRRRSGASEANLIVAKSWADVVKLGAKQSQPKVGKQGPQRQLNKRQRRVSTPKRPTGSVHNQFSTGHANSPCTIVIGKAHIEKVHMPARPYRMLNNFVFNKKMDFNEDLSGLTDMFKTPVKEEPQTSVCPTTSSDSENSLGKAFQVPEVGEKPLLCTSENLGENMFRRTQNAPKEPSDASSASPPLRRPSIRVHADSVRTPRNVCKTPGVEMRTPRLEAASPKMASSANKFRRSAQLPNAQVPRVECKNRKEETEPDMVARASGRCVRKTPLQEQKPEGEKKERGKPSGTRKRDIESTENSEKMMTVRRSRSSERKCEPTADLTALQQFRDINPKEDLADVQSPLQTPGLSKEPEDAKSTTKLHCESPKPEPISTPARTNTPPKTPLGRVGAREGPSALRTPTKTPGGATASYREPGGDDKGITLLKGTPKQKQGPTGNVTGPKRRPRTPKAKARLLEDPVGLSELFRTPDHAKDPVTDEHTTNIPCPSPQPELVTTCPGLSRRLRTPPCKVDVEELSVLRKPTQIPGGTTSSPQKPGGGDRATAVSEEAPEPKLDPAEYVTGRKRRPRTPKAKAQLLEDLAGLSELFRTPDHTVEPVTDDQTTKMPCTSPQPEPAIIPTSKKGWLRTPLQIVDAHDDLSALRTPTQTPGETTHLHRETGGGDKAIKVLKGAPKQNLGPAENVTGTKRHPRTPKGKAQFLEDLAGLSELFRTPDHTVGPVTDDQTTKMPCKSLQAELLTTPTSKKKGPQTPLGRVGAREGLSALRTPTQTPGGATASHRELGGDDKGVTFLKGTPKQKQGPTRNVTGHKRRPRTPKAKAQLLEDLAGLSELFRTPDHTVGPMTDDQTTKMPCTSPQPEPAIIPSSTKGWLRTPLQKVDGHDDLSALRTPTRTPGETTHLHKETGGGDEAVKVLKGAPKQNLNPAENVTGTKRHPTTPKGKAQFLEDPVGLSELFQTPDHAKDPVTDEHTTNIPCPSPQPELVTTCPGLSRRLRTPPCKVDVEELSALKKPTQTPGGTTSSPRKPGGGDRATAVSEEAPEPKLDPAEYVTESKRRPRTRKGKARLLEDPVGPSELFRTPEHAEGPMTDEHTSAILCPSPQAEPVTTRTSRKRRLRAPADLGEELSALRKPTRRQARGDGKDIPLFRETARQKLSSEENVTRTKRRPRACKEKAQPLEDLAGCKGHFRTSDHAEGPTANDQTTDEPCKPLQAEPIPMRTSKRQLKVPPQKAGARAELPALRTPAQTPAGATASHRERQGGDKGATLLKEPAEPKQDRARNVTGTKRRPRTCKEKVQAPEDLPGRKERIQSPERAKRPGHEAASTEPSPRQTPDRRRPVKMSGRALRALKVKPTEDPVKPHSESSISLPPKRKRGEDGSVTGTKRLPTLTAPQESRDEKPLQKRRRECRRPPEAPVIKKSLRILEKRIKPVEDLPSSHMKMRKPGRAEEDVTSPDQVTGMSLRSRRPNNTNVEEQRPELLIPEEKVKVKRNEKTSMKTSQEVKLQNPDEGAKNRSSEETHGGRRGLRSQRLKVSLPNAAGEESVGIHGGNQKEKEGKEPAGFRSLRLRKRTAPPQETAVESSSEASERRVTRGAKRCAENIKKGISVLTSTSVI, via the exons GTATGAAAATGAAAGTCATCAGAATGGAAGCAAGTCAAGTGAATTTTCAGGACAAAGACACAAACAG GAACCAAGGCGTGAGGACTCAAGATCCAGCTTCTCTTCTGACGCTG AGGGGAAAGTTCAAGATTCCAATGCCCATTCAAAACTCACTGAAGCGAACATCTCAGGAAGGCCTCTGGTCCATGCCAAGAATGTCAGAGCAGCCGGGACTGACTCAGGTGGCCCAGAAGATCTTGCTGCAGGGAAAACACTTAATGCTGTTCATTCATCCAAACTTCCTGGAGGTAATCACAGACATAGAATGGACCCCATTGCTGGGGATTTTGAAGAAGATTCCAGTGTAGCATTAGTGAACTGTGATGGAGCACTGAAGTCTTTTCCCTGTACACAGTGTCTTGAgaatagtgaaaaaaataaatctccctTTAGGAAGCTTTATGAGTCATTGAAGGAAGAGTTGGatgtgaaattagaaaaagagaatgtTCAACAGAATCGTAGGAGGTCAGGATCAAAGAGTCGTCACACAGCCGAGCAAGAAAATGCTGGTGGTTTACAGGGTGAGACACAGCTACCGGTCTCACTTAAATCCAGACGGAGATCTAGTCGAAGCATCCAAGTTAAGGCAGACCCTGCTTCGGGAGAAGGAAGTAGCTGGGCTGAGGCAGACAGCAGAGAGGAGAAGCCTTCTCAGAGGCCCAGGTTGATTGGGAGCCCTGGCACTTCCCTCGCCAAGACGCCGAAACCTAACAGCCCAGTTCAGCTTTCACAGCAGAATTCCTCACGAAAACGTCGGCGGGAAGACCTCAGTGCCGTCAGCAGAAGGGCCTCTGTGAGTCCCGACCAAAGCGGAGGCTCCAGGgcagataataaaatatttactccTACAAAATTCTTAACTAGAAACCAAACACCCACTAAAACTGAAAAGACTGATAATTTTGGAAATACACCAGAAAAACTCTTTTCCGAAAGGAAGCAGAGTATTTCTACCAATGTTGGCATTCTTACTACAGAAATGGACATTCAGAGTCAAACGATTTTAGCTCCACTGGTCGTTCAGGTTGAAAAGAAGATTGAAGATGATGATTCTGCCGCTCAGCCTGAGAGGCCGGGGCCCCCAGCTGGACGGCTGTGCGCTGCATCACCCGGCCTTAGTTCTGCTGATGTCGGCAACTTTGGTGATGCCAGTA GTAAGATTGAGGGGATGGCCCTGAAGAGAAGGCGGGTCTCCTTCGGCGGTCATCTGAGGCCTGAACTATTTGATGAAAACTTACCTCCGAATACACCTCTCAAAAGAGGAgaaacaccaaagaaaagaaagtctctGGTAACCCTCACCCCACCGGTCCTGAAGAAAATCATCAAG GAACAGCCTCAACCCTCAGGAAAAGAGGGTTCCTCAGAAAGCCCTGTGGAAGTGACCGCACAGAAGGCATTTATGAGCTCTCCAGCTGGGAACCCTATGGAAACGCCAGCTGCCAACGGCCAACGCCGTAGGTCCTGCATGGCACCTTCTATCTCCACCAGCAAGTCCCCTCATCCCACAGAGGCACctaagaagggagggaggaggagcagcaaCTTGCCTTCAAAGAGAACGTCCATCGATCGAAGCCAACGCAACATCTTACAGATGGTTTATTCCAGGAGAAGGAGCGGCGCTTCTGAAGCTAATTTGATTG TGGCCAAATCGTGGGCAGATGTGGTAAAACTTGGTGCCAAACAATCACAGCCTAAAGTTGGGAAGCAGGGTCCCCAGAGACAGCTGAACAAAAGGCAAAGACGAGTCAGTACTCCAAAG aggcCTACTGGCAGCGTTCACAATCAATTTAGTACAGGTCATGCGAACTCTCCTTGCACCATAGTGATAGGGAAAGCTCACATTGAAAAAGTACACATGCCTGCTCGGCCCTACAGAATGCTGAACAACTTTGTgttcaacaaaaagatggacttCAATGAGGATCTTTCAG GGCTAACCGACATGTTTAAGACGCCAGTGAAAGAGGAACCGCAAACTAGTGTGTGTCCCACCACGTCTTCAGATTCAGAGAATTCGCTTGGAAAGGCGTTTCAAGTCCCTGAAGTGGGAGAAAAACCTCTACTGTGCACTTCAGAAAATTTGG gaGAGAATATGTTCCGCAGAACTCAGAACGCACCAAAGGAGCCATCTGATGCAAGTTCTGCAAGCCCTCCCTTGAGACGACCGAGCATTAGAGTCCACGCAGATAGTGTGAGGACCCCCAGGAATGTCTGTAAAACACCAGGCGTCGAGATGAGAACCCCAAGACTGGAGGCAGCCTCTCCAAAGATGGCATCAAGTGCAAACAAGTTCAGAAGGTCTGCGCAGCTCCCCAATGCACAGGTGCCAAGGGTGGAgtgtaagaacaggaaagaagaaacagaaccTGATATGGTGGCGAGGGCCTCAGGAAGATGTGTGAGGAAAACTCCTCTGCAAGAACAGAAGCCAGAGGGGgagaagaaggagagaggaaagcccTCTGGGACACGTAAGAGGGACATTGAATCGACAGAGAACTCTGAAAAGATGATGACTGTGAGGAGATCAAGATCTTCAGAGCGGAAATGTGAACCAACAGCAGACCTGACCGCCCTCCAGCAATTCAGAGACATAAACCCCAAGGAGGACCTGGCGGACGTCCAAAGTCCCCTGCAGACCCCAGGTCTCAGCAAGGAACCAGAGGATGCCAAGAGCACAACAAAATTGCACTGTGAATCTCCCAAACCAGAACCAATCAGCACACCAGCCAGGACAAACACACCACCCAAGACAcccctggggagagtgggtgcACGGGAAGGGCCCTCGGCCCTCAGGACGCCCACAAAGACACCTGGGGGAGCCACAGCCTCATACAGAGAACCGGGAGGTGATGATAAAGGCATCACATTGCTTAAGGGAACCCCAAAGCAGAAACAGGGCCCTACAGGAAATGTAACTGGGCCCAAGAGGAGGCCGAGAACTCCCAAGGCAAAGGCCCGACTCCTGGAAGACCCGGTTGGCCTCAGCGAGCTCTTCCGAACCCCAGATCATGCCAAGGATCCCGTGACTGATGAGCACACCACTAATATACCCTGCCCGTCTCCACAACCAGAGCTGGTCACCACGTGCCCCGGCCTGAGCAGAAGGCTCAGGACACCTCCCTGCAAAGTGGATGTAGAAGAGCTCTCGGTTCTCAGGAAGCCCACACAGATACCAGGGGGAACCACGTCCTCTCCCCAAAAACCAGGAGGTGGTGACCGAGCCACTGCAGTGAGTGAGGAAGCTCCAGAACCAAAACTGGATCCTGCAGAATATGTAACTGGACGTAAGAGGCGGCCGAGAACTCCCAAGGCAAAGGCCCAACTCCTGGAAGACCTGGCTGGCCTCAGCGAGCTCTTCCGAACCCCAGATCACACAGTGGAACCCGTGACTGATGACCAGACCACCAAAATGCCCTGCACATCTCCCCAGCCAGAACCAGCAATCATAccaaccagcaagaagggatggcTCAGGACACCTCTGCAGATAGTGGATGCACATGATGACCTCTCGGCTCTCAGGACACCCACACAAACACCAGGGGAAACCACACACTTACACAGAGAAACAGGAGGCGGTGACAAAGCCATCAAAGTGCTTAAGGGAGCTCCAAAGCAGAACCTGGGCCCTGCAGAGAATGTAACTGGAACCAAAAGGCACCCGAGAACTCCCAAGGGAAAGGCCCAATTCCTAGAAGACCTGGCTGGCCTCAGCGAGCTCTTCCGAACCCCAGATCACACAGTGGGACCTGTGACTGATGACCAGACCACCAAAATGCCCTGCAAATCTCTGCAAGCAGAGCTGCTCACCACACCGACAAGCAAGAAGAAAGGGCCCCAGACAcccctggggagagtgggtgcGCGGGAAGGGCTCTCGGCCCTCAGGACGCCCACACAGACACCTGGCGGAGCCACAGCCTCACACAGAGAACTGGGAGGTGATGATAAAGGCGTCACATTCCTTAAGGGAACCCCAAAGCAGAAACAGGGCCCTACAAGAAATGTAACTGGACACAAGAGGAGGCCGAGAACTCCCAAGGCAAAGGCCCAACTCCTGGAAGACCTGGCTGGCCTCAGCGAGCTCTTCCGAACCCCAGATCACACAGTGGGTCCCATGACTGATGACCAGACCACCAAAATGCCCTGCACATCTCCCCAGCCAGAACCAGCAATCATACCAAGCAGCACGAAGGGATGGCTCAGGACACCTCTGCAGAAAGTGGATGGACATGACGACCTCTCGGCTCTCAGGACACCCACACGGACACCAGGGGAAACCACACACTTACACAAAGAAACAGGAGGTGGTGACGAAGCCGTTAAAGTGCTTAAGGGAGCTCCAAAGCAGAACCTGAACCCTGCAGAGAATGTAACTGGAACCAAAAGGCACCCAACAACTCCCAAGGGAAAGGCCCAATTCCTGGAAGACCCAGTTGGCCTCAGCGAGCTCTTCCAAACCCCAGATCATGCTAAGGATCCTGTGACTGATGAGCACACCACTAATATACCCTGCCCATCTCCACAACCAGAGCTGGTCACCACGTGCCCCGGCCTGAGCAGAAGGCTCAGGACACCTCCCTGCAAAGTGGATGTAGAAGAGCTCTCGGCTCTCAAGAAGCCCACACAGACACCAGGGGGAACCACGTCCTCCCCCCGAAAACCAGGAGGTGGTGACCGAGCCACTGCAGTGAGTGAGGAAGCTCCAGAACCGAAACTGGACCCTGCAGAATATGTAACTGAAAGTAAGAGGCGGCCAAGAACTCGCAAGGGAAAGGCCCGACTCCTGGAAGACCCGGTTGGTCCCAGCGAGCTCTTCCGAACCCCAGAGCATGCCGAGGGGCCCATGACCGATGAGCACACCTCCGCAATACTCTGCCCATCCCCGCAAGCAGAGCCAGTCACCACACGAACAAGTAGAAAGCGACGGCTCAGGGCACCTGCGGACCTAGGGGAGGAGCTCTCAGCCCTCAGGAAGCCCACACGCCGACAAGCCCGAGGAGACGGTAAAGACATCCCACTGTTTCGGGAAACTGCAAGGCAGAAACTGAGCTCTGAAGAAAATGTAACTAGGACCAAGAGGCGACCAAGAGCGTGTAAGGAAAAGGCCCAGCCCCTGGAAGACCTGGCCGGTTGCAAAGGGCATTTCCGAACGTCAGATCACGCCGAGGGACCCACGGCCAATGACCAGACCACTGACGAGCCCTGCAAACCTCTGCAAGCAGAGCCAATCCCCATGCGCACAAGTAAGAGACAGCTCAAGGTACCTCCCCAGAAAGCGGGTGCACGGGCAGAGCTCCCCGCCCTCAGGACGCCCGCACAAACTCCCGCGGGAGCCACGGCCTCACACAGAGAACGGCAAGGTGGTGATAAAGGCGCCACGTTGCTTAAGGAACCTGCAGAACCAAAACAGGACCGTGCAAGAAACGTAACTGGAACCAAGAGGAGGCCAAGAACATGTAAGGAAAAGGTCCAAGCCCCAGAAGACCTGCCTGGACGCAAGGAGCGCATCCAAAGCCCGGAGCGTGCCAAGCGGCCGGGACATGAGGCAGCAAGCACTGAGCCATCTCCAAGGCAGACACCAGACAGAAGGAGGCCTGTGAAAATGTCTGGAAGAGCCCTTAGGGCCCTTAAAGTAAAACCCACGGAAGACCCTGTAAAACCTCACAGTGAAAGCAGCATCTCCTTGCCTCCCAAGAGGAAACGTGGAGAAGATGGAAGTGTCACAGGAACGAAGAGGCTGCCCACCCTGACTGCCCCACAGGAAAGCAGGGACGAGAAGCCACTCCAGAAAAGACGGCGGGAGTGTCGTAGACCCCCTGAGGCCCCAGTCATCAAGAAAAGTTTGAGGATTTTGGAAAAAAGGATCAAACCTGTGGAGGACCTGCCCAGCAGCcacatgaaaatgagaaaaccGGGACGAGCAGAGGAGGACGTGACCTCTCCAGATCAGGTGACG GGGATGTCCCTGCGCTCCAGACGCCCGAATAACACCAACGTGGAAGAGCAAAGACCTGAGCTGCTTATACCAGAAGAAAAGGTCAAAGTAAAGAGGAATGAGAAGACGTCCATGAAGACCTCCCAAGAGGTGAAGCTACAGAACCCAGATGAGGGGGCCAAGAATCGCAGCTCCGAGGAGACCCATGGGGGCAGAAGGGGTCTGAGATCTCAAAGACTCAAGGTGTCCTTGCCTAACGCAGCAGGGGAGGAAAGTGTGGGAATCCATGGGGGAAatcagaaggagaaagaaggaaaagaacccGCAGGCTTCAGGAGTCTGAGGTTAAGAAAGAGGACAGCTCCTCCTCAGGAGACCGCCGTGGAGAGCTCATCCGAGGCATCCGAGCGGAGAGTGACTCGGGGTGCCAAGAGGTGCGCCGAGAATATTAAAAAG GGAATATCTGTCTTAACTAGCACCTCTGTCATCTGA